In one Rutidosis leptorrhynchoides isolate AG116_Rl617_1_P2 chromosome 8, CSIRO_AGI_Rlap_v1, whole genome shotgun sequence genomic region, the following are encoded:
- the LOC139863841 gene encoding uncharacterized protein, with protein sequence MAREEALKVLTFHLKRAQDRMKNQADKHRSDMTFQLGDWVYVNLQPYRQITVRRKKYHKLAPNYFGPFQIIEKIGAVAYKLSLPASAQIHPTFHVLARKMVKRNNGVGVYVLVQWMNGSEDDATWELTDELLRRYPEFDLETGYP encoded by the exons ATGGCTAGAGAAGAGGCCCTAAAGGTGTTGACTTTTCATTTGAAAAGGGCTCAGGACAGGATGAAAAACCAAGCAGATAAGCATAGAAGTGATATGACCTTTCAATTAGGTGATTGGGTGTATGTTAATCTTCAACCGTATAGACAAATCACTGTTAGACGCAAAAAGTATCACAAATTAGCTCCAAACTACTTTGGGCCATTTCAAATAATTGAGAAAATTGGTGCAGTGGCATACAAATTAAGCCTACCCGCTTCAGCTCAGATTCACCCTACATTTCAT GTTTTAGCCAGAAAAATGGTGAAAAGAAACAATGGCGTTGGGGTTTATGTGTTGGTACAATGGATGAATGGATCTGAAGACGATGCAACATGGGAATTAACTGATGAACTCCTTCGCAGATACCCTGAATTTGATTTGGAAACTGGATATCCTTGA